GTGCGTTCGCGCCTTCAAATGGGTCTTCATTCTTGGCTTTTTCGGGAACTCCTATCCCCCGAATGCGAGATTACACCCCAATTCGGCAGGGAGCGTCCGCTCCTTGCCACCACCGTACAAAGGAGTGGAAACATGGCTAAAACATTCGAGAGCAAAAGGACTCCAGCCGGAATGGCAGTGATGATGGACGCTATCGTCCTGATTTGTCATGACACGAGGCAACGGGTGTCTAAAGGGAAGTTCTTGTTTTTATGAAATAGAGGACCTGGAGATTTATGGGAAGCCCCTCAAAGTCACCGAGATCTCGGAAATCTGTGCGAAGACCGTAGCATCTTTTGCCCAGGCCCGCGGCGAATCCGATTTCACATGCCGTACCCGAATCAATCTCCGTTCCGTCAAGCACTCCGAGAATAGCATTGCTGCAGCGTATGCCCTGCTCATTCATGCGGCCGATATCTGTGGCCACCTTGGCGAGTACCGCGATACGGCAGTCCAGTTCGTAATGGACTTGGCCTCGGTGACCATCGCCCCGAAAGCCTGTTCCCATGGATCGAAGATCACGCAACCGATTTCTTTGAGGCGGGCTTTTATTCTGTCACGATAGCTCTTCAGCTCAGGAGAAAATCCAAGGGGAGATGCAAGGTAAACGGTGGTCATGTTGAACCTCGGAACAGCATTGGAGCGACGCTCGCTTGGAAGGAACCACAGGATCGTGTTTTCGTCAAGGTGGCCAGTGGCCTCCCTTGGATGTTCCTTTCGCGAGTCGCGTTCCTTGTCATCGGTTATCACCTCCAGTTTTTCCAAAATCTCAAACATGGAGATGATGCCGCGGCCGGCACACCCTATGCCGGGTTCTGGCCCGCCCGCCTCAATGGTCAGGACACCTCCGTATCCGGTTCTTACGATGTCATCACGGTTGATACCGGCCGGTCCGCTTTCCCTCAAAGTATCGAGCACGGTCGGCTGGAGACTCCCGTGATTGAGCATTCGAGTGGAGTCATGCTTGGGATCACAGCCGATCTGGAGCACCTTGTGGCCGGATGCGGCCAGACACACCGACAAATTAGTCGTGATCGTTGACTTGCCGATACCACCTTTTCCATATACTGCGATTTGTTTCATGCGTACGCTTCCACCTTCATTGTGATTCTGAGGATATGCCCTCCCGCTTTGTCTGAGCCGTCAACCTCCGGCTAATGAGCCAAAGGGATCATTCCAGTTCCTCTCTTTCCTCAGTGCGGCCGAGTGCTATTCAGTAG
The sequence above is a segment of the Desulfomonile tiedjei DSM 6799 genome. Coding sequences within it:
- a CDS encoding nucleoside 2-deoxyribosyltransferase, yielding MGTGFRGDGHRGQVHYELDCRIAVLAKVATDIGRMNEQGIRCSNAILGVLDGTEIDSGTACEIGFAAGLGKRCYGLRTDFRDLGDFEGLPINLQVLYFIKTRTSL
- a CDS encoding AAA family ATPase encodes the protein MKQIAVYGKGGIGKSTITTNLSVCLAASGHKVLQIGCDPKHDSTRMLNHGSLQPTVLDTLRESGPAGINRDDIVRTGYGGVLTIEAGGPEPGIGCAGRGIISMFEILEKLEVITDDKERDSRKEHPREATGHLDENTILWFLPSERRSNAVPRFNMTTVYLASPLGFSPELKSYRDRIKARLKEIGCVIFDPWEQAFGAMVTEAKSITNWTAVSRYSPRWPQISAA